A window from Cryptomeria japonica chromosome 1, Sugi_1.0, whole genome shotgun sequence encodes these proteins:
- the LOC131066068 gene encoding large ribosomal subunit protein uL5m-like gives MEIPRGQRCFVDRVECSRERANPLGKEGVARRSGHMMFDSLRGSTLRGHMMYNSSDKISAVMSENDLPVRIRKNSIQFPMETEFCEFFPELEDHFEIFEHIRGFNVTIATSANTQE, from the coding sequence ATGGAGATTCCGCGCGGTCAGAGATGCTTTGTCGATCGGGTCGAGTGCTCTCGGGAACGGGCCAATCCATTGGGGAAAGAGGGAGTCGCACGACGAAGCGGGCATATGATGTTTGATTCTTTACGAGGAAGCACTCTCCGAGGGCATATGATGTATAATTCCTCGGATAAGATTTCGGCAGTCATGTCGGAAAACGACCTTCCGGTCCGGATACGGAAAAACTCCATCCAGTTCCCGATGGAGACGGAGTTTTGCGAATTCTTCCCGGAACTAGAAGATCATTTCGAGATTTTCGAGCATATCCGAGGGTTCAATGTGACTATTGCAACTTCGGCCAACACGCAAGAATAA
- the LOC131066075 gene encoding uncharacterized tatC-like protein ymf16 — translation MIGLKSSQVKCCIERSITSQWFYCSPLNGSTVPPKIRSWGDWSERISYESFLLYHTNFALKTPPGEARIRSVWISIGPSPTRLTRHWFPEESISPSAKPHLTPPLDPYPVRTRSTEASPTCATTSSVARSYSVFPSISYQIWCPSIPSCYEGRRVRYNQFFHPSGFCFSPFLFLTLPRAVPNVRHFPCFAGTTSTNLLMIKLQPKIFDHIMSTVRISFIPPICSQVPVIAIRLPEPKGLSVKTSAKNCRSFMVSPLPTAAFSAPPDIWCQIVACSPIHLTMELTISVASIVRVRETGQLGSP, via the coding sequence ATGATCGGACTAAAGTCCTCGCAGGTTAAATGCTGCATCGAGAGAAGTATCACTAGTCAATGGTTCTACTGTTCCCCCCTCAATGGTTCTACCGTTCCCCCCAAGATTCGAAGTTGGGGTGACTGGAGCGAAAGAATATCGTATGAATCTTTCCTGCTTTATCATACGAATTTTGCATTGAAAACTCCTCCGGGAGAAGCTAGAATTCGTTCCGTTTGGATATCGATCGGTCCCAGTCCGACACGGTTGACGCGCCATTGGTTCCCAGAAGAGTCAATATCTCCATCGGCTAAACCCCATCTGACCCCGCCTTTGGACCCGTATCCTGTTCGTACACGATCGACGGAGGCCTCTCCGACATGTGCTACTACGTCTTCAGTAGCACGCTCCTACTCCGTCTTTCCCTCCATAAGTTATCAAATTTGGTGCCCTTCGATCCCCAGTTGCTATGAAGGACGAAGGGTGAGATATAATCAATTTTTTCACCCAAGTGGTTTCTGCTTCTCCCCGTTCTTGTTTCTAACTCTTCCCCGGGCAGTTCCCAATGTTCGGCACTTCCCATGCTTCGCGGGGACAACATCAACTAATTTGCTCATGATCAAGTTACAACCTAAGATCTTTGACCACATTATGTCAACTGTTCGTATTTCGTTCATTCCACCAATATGCTCCCAAGTACCCGTAATTGCGATCCGTTTGCCAGAACCGAAGGGTCTTTCTGTGAAAACCTCCGCGAAGAATTGTCGTTCTTTCATGGTTTCCCCGCTTCCTACAGCAGCTTTTTCCGCACCTCCGGATATCTGGTGTCAAATCGTCGCTTGTTCACCTATTCATCTGACGATGGAGTTGACCATCTCGGTGGCATCGATTGTACGAGTGAGGGAAACCGGTCAGCTTGGCTCTCCCTAG